The DNA window CTAGCAAAACAAAAACGCCCTGCATCCGTTGTGCAAGAACTATCCGTCAAGGAATCCGATGAACAATGACGACTGAACACACGATCAATCGCAAACTCAAAATCGCCACCACATCGCTGGCAGGCTGTTTCGGTTGCCATATGTCGTTCCTCGATATGGACGAACGCCTCGCCGGTTTGCTCGAGCGGGTCGAGTTCGACTGCTCGCCGTTCACCGATATCAAGCGTCGCGGCCCGTGCGATATCGGGCTGATCGAGGGCGGCGTGTGCAATGCGGAAAATGTGCATGTACTGCGCGAATTCCGTGCTCAGTGCACCACGCTGGTTGCCGTCGGCGCTTGCGCGATCAACGGCGGCGTCCCGGCGATGCGCAATTATTTCGACTTGCAGGATTGTCTGGAAGAAGTGTATCTGCGCGGCACCAATGTGACCCATCCGCGCATCCCGGATGATCCCGAGCTGCCGTTGCTGCTCGATAAAGTCTATCCGGTCAGCGAGATCGTGCCGATCGATTATTTCTTGCCGGGCTGTCCGCCTTCCGCCGAGGCTTTTCTGCAATTGCTGCAGC is part of the Gammaproteobacteria bacterium genome and encodes:
- a CDS encoding NADP oxidoreductase, whose product is MNRKLKIATTSLAGCFGCHMSFLDMDERLAGLLERVEFDCSPFTDIKRRGPCDIGLIEGGVCNAENVHVLREFRAQCTTLVAVGACAINGGVPAMRNYFDLQDCLEEVYLRGTNVTHPRIPDDPELPLLLDKVYPVSEIVPIDYFLPGCPPSAEAFLQLLQPLLAGEKPQIEKSRLHYD